One window of the Bos mutus isolate GX-2022 chromosome X, NWIPB_WYAK_1.1, whole genome shotgun sequence genome contains the following:
- the MAMLD1 gene encoding mastermind-like domain-containing protein 1 isoform X1, whose product MDDWKSRLVVKSMLPHFAMVGNRQEPRKLQESAQGTTKRRQEGEDFQLSGMGDEGYPNQIKRPCLEDVTLSMGPGAHPSTACAQLQVPALPMNPGSTAMAAPGHPLLLDNSPRNGSVMGPPFAGPPTAEMGVKGPSIPYYDKTNSAPAVDQELQDLLEELTEIQESSQSELDLEKILGTKPEEPLVLQHHPPATLGATAKPTVQMPRLESLSSSKDFASSCSLDTGVSLQIPPSSAGFSYAITPASKQMASPSSSTGQAKNQAQVTLSAALPPLPVSQWHHAHQLKALAASKQGSSKKQLDPTTSWSGLPSPGLSPPYQPVPVVSPQPLPPFSPQGLMVSCMSSSSLPGTTLQGSPNTLLSSLAPSSSTVLGPARPYAPEKFPSPTLQQPPPFSTQTSILANLMSSTVKHPQGHLMSALPTSNTGPLTPYRPETLSSPSLPQQSFTAQCPLIQGLTTSAHPLCQPQPPASAIYKPKTLSMIMQQDLSSPSPGASEPFTFGHTKPLSHFMSEPGPQKMPSVPTTSRQPALLHYLQQPTPPPASSATASSTATLQLQQQPDLSSFLLQHVTQQPQRFQRSLALGDSMPSLPRQACCQLFSWTSVAGSMEHQLNHHWDPYPIRQHPQPGAVSPSKIREKQRSGLMAMTPEQRSSRIAQRMSQFQAIQDQVISKCSRTKASSPPSQRMIPPRDGLLHSSLSSGMASPIRQQSQETMGMLSPIPCRQQGIFSFRPPFPTPSHLGHNPLGSLGSIDQHMGMPKAAPAGVPLPRFYPSPLGSQALGPHQLRQPHMSGMSTVLHSTSWVVAAASLHTPVLREPPPSQAAHGMQQHYDSSTIFAKALVTTSLEAPVFPLQQAIVSPSQVAPEGRPSQKVGPAPAKPSFSLLGNKSVRQSPVQGPVPTPHATKSLQQSMVSFRPESPIQAIEPPSSVVAAAATSVVAASQSLASPCDRTGSPSELSSQSPLDDLISLPDCSEVDFDTFMMDSTESPDEDWMGNLRLISGTAEDQAADKGAEAQSAGHVPQNADKL is encoded by the exons GCACAGGGAACCACTAAGCGGAGACAGGAAGGAGAAGATTTCCAGCTTTCAGGCATGGGCGACGAGGGTTACCCTAATCAAATCAAGAGACCATGCCTTGAGGATGTCACCCTTTCGATGGGCCCGGGTGCCCATCCCAGCACAGCCTGTGCACAGCTGCAAGTTCCTGCGTTACCCATGAACCCTGGTTCTACAGCAATGGCAGCCCCTGGCCATCCGTTACTACTGGACAATAGCCCCAGGAACGGCAGTGTCATGGGCCCACCATTTGCAGGGCCACCGACAGCAGAAATGGGAGTGAAAGGCCCCTCTATTCCTTACTATGACAAAACCAACAGCGCACCGGCTGTGGATCAGGAACTtcaagatctgctggaggagctCACAGAAATTCAAGAATCTTCTCAGAGTGAGCTCGATCTTGAGAAAATCCTGGGGACCAAGCCGGAAGAACCGCTGGTCTTACAACACCACCCACCGGCAACCTTAGGCGCGACTGCCAAGCCCACGGTTCAGATGCCACGCTTGGAGAGCCTCAGTTCCAGCAAGGACTTTGCTTCCAGTTGCAGCCTGGACACTGGGGTGTCGCTTCAGATCCCACCCTCCTCTGCGGGGTTCAGCTATGCAATTACGCCTGCCAGTAAGCAGATGGCCTCCCCAAGTTCCTCGACTGGGCAGGCCAAGAATCAGGCCCAGGTGACACTCTCAGCTGCCCTGCCGCCACTCCCAGTGTCTCAGTGGCATCATGCCCACCAGCTGAAAGCGCTGGCGGCCAGCAAGCAGGGCTCCAGTAAGAAGCAGCTGGACCCCACCACCAGTTGGTCTGGCCTGCCTTCTCCTGGCCTCTCCCCACCTTACCAGCCAGTGCCTGTGGTCTCACCACAGCCGCTGCCGCCCTTCAGCCCTCAGGGGCTCATGGTGTCCTGTATGTCATCGAGCAGCCTGCCGGGGACCACCCTCCAGGGCTCTCCCAATACCTTACTGTCCAGCCTGGCACCCAGCAGCAGCACCGTCCTTGGGCCAGCCAGGCCCTATGCGCCAGAGAAGTTCCCTAGCCCCACGCTCCAGCAGCCGCCACCATTCAGCACGCAGACCTCCATCCTTGCCAACCTGATGTCCTCTACCGTCAAACACCCTCAGGGGCACCTGATGTCTGCTCTGCCCACCAGCAACACGGGGCCCTTAACCCCCTATCGCCCAGAGACACTGTCCAGCCCAAGCCTGCCCCAGCAGTCCTTCACTGCACAGTGCCCCCTGATCCAGGGCCTCACCACCTCCGCTCATCCGCTCTGCCAGCCACAGCCACCAGCCAGTGCTATCTACAAGCCCAAAACCCTGAGCATGATCATGCAGCAGGACCTGAGCAGCCCCAGCCCAGGAGCCTCAGAGCCCTTTACTTTCGGCCACACCAAGCCCTTGTCACATTTCATGTCTGAGCCAGGCCCCCAGAAGATGCCATCAGTGCCCACCACATCTCGGCAGCCTGCCTTGCTCCACTACCTGCAGCAGCCCACACCACCACCGGCCTCTTCTGCCACGGCCTCATCCACGGCCACcttgcagctgcagcagcagccggATCTTTCTTCATTCCTCCTGCAGCACGTGACACAGCAACCACAGCGCTTTCAGCGGTCTCTGGCCTTGGGGGATTCCATGCCTTCTCTGCCCAGACAG GCGTGTTGCCAACTGTTCTCGTGGACTTCCGTGGCTGGCTCGATGGAGCACCAGCTGAATCACCACTGGGACCCTTATCCTATCAGGCAGCATCCTCAGCCTGGAGCCGTGTCACCATCTAAGATT CGAGAGAAGCAGAGATCAGGTCTTATGGCAATGACCCCTGAACAGCGCAGTTCACGTATCGCCCAACGGATGAGTCAATTTCAAG CCATCCAAGATCAAGTCATCTCTAAGTGTAGCCGGACCAAGGCAAGCTCCCCACCCAGCCAGCGCATGATACCACCCAGAGATGGGCTCCTTCATAGCAGTCTGAGTTCAGGAATGGCCTCACCCATCAGGCAGCAGAGCCAGGAGACCATGGGCATGCTCTCACCAATCCCCTGCAGGCAGCAGGGGATTTTCAGCTTCAGACCCCCATTTCCCACACCCTCACACTTGGGCCACAACCCCCTGGGCAGCCTCGGCTCCATTGACCAGCACATGGGGATGCCCAAGGCTGCTCCTGCAGGAGTGCCCCTGCCTAGATTCTATCCCAGCCCCCTGGGCAGCCAGGCCCTGGGTCCTCACCAGCTCAGACAGCCGCATATGTCAGGAATGTCCACCGTGCTCCACAGCACTTCCTGGGTGGTGGCAGCAGCATCTCTGCACACCCCAGTCTTGAGGGAGCCACCCCCAAGCCAAGCAGCTCATGGCATGCAGCAGCATTATGATAGCAGCACCATCTTTGCCAAGGCCCTTGTGACAACCTCCCTGGAAGCCCCAGTGTTTCCCTTGCAGCAGGCAATTGTGTCCCCTAGTCAGGTGGCCCCAGAAGGCAGACCTAGCCAGAAGGTGGGTCCTGCCCCCGCCAAGCCCAGCTTCAGCCTTCTGGGCAACAAGAGTGTCAGGCAGAGCCCGGTGCAGGGCCCCGTGCCCACACCACATGCCACCAAGTCCCTCCAGCAAAGTATGGTCAGCTTCAGGCCTGAGAGTCCCATCCAGGCCATTGAGCCACCAAGCTCTGTGGTTGCCGCTGCTGCCACCTCCGTCGTGGCTGCCAGCCAGTCCCTGGCCAGTCCTTGTGACAGAACAGGGAGCCCCTCTGAGTTGTCGTCCCAGTCCCCACTGGACGATCTTATTTCACTCCCTGACTGTTCTGAAGTGGATTTCGACACTTTCATGATGGATTCCACCGAGAGCCCAGATGAAGACTGGATGGGCAACCTGAGGCTGATCAGTGGCACTGCAGAAGACCAGGCTGCTGACAAGGGTGCCGAGGCCCAGAGTGCAGGCCACGTCCCCCAGAACGCTGACAAGCTTTAA
- the MAMLD1 gene encoding mastermind-like domain-containing protein 1 isoform X3, which yields MDDWKSRLVVKSMLPHFAMVGNRQEPRKLQESAQGTTKRRQEGEDFQLSGMGDEGYPNQIKRPCLEDVTLSMGPGAHPSTACAQLQVPALPMNPGSTAMAAPGHPLLLDNSPRNGSVMGPPFAGPPTAEMGVKGPSIPYYDKTNSAPAVDQELQDLLEELTEIQESSQSELDLEKILGTKPEEPLVLQHHPPATLGATAKPTVQMPRLESLSSSKDFASSCSLDTGVSLQIPPSSAGFSYAITPASKQMASPSSSTGQAKNQAQVTLSAALPPLPVSQWHHAHQLKALAASKQGSSKKQLDPTTSWSGLPSPGLSPPYQPVPVVSPQPLPPFSPQGLMVSCMSSSSLPGTTLQGSPNTLLSSLAPSSSTVLGPARPYAPEKFPSPTLQQPPPFSTQTSILANLMSSTVKHPQGHLMSALPTSNTGPLTPYRPETLSSPSLPQQSFTAQCPLIQGLTTSAHPLCQPQPPASAIYKPKTLSMIMQQDLSSPSPGASEPFTFGHTKPLSHFMSEPGPQKMPSVPTTSRQPALLHYLQQPTPPPASSATASSTATLQLQQQPDLSSFLLQHVTQQPQRFQRSLALGDSMPSLPRQACCQLFSWTSVAGSMEHQLNHHWDPYPIRQHPQPGAVSPSKITHVDKACKLGEARPPQVSLGRQPPSCQALGSESFLPSSSFAHELAQVTSSYSTSEAAPWGGWDPKAWRQVPAPLLPSCDTVAREAEIRSYGNDP from the exons GCACAGGGAACCACTAAGCGGAGACAGGAAGGAGAAGATTTCCAGCTTTCAGGCATGGGCGACGAGGGTTACCCTAATCAAATCAAGAGACCATGCCTTGAGGATGTCACCCTTTCGATGGGCCCGGGTGCCCATCCCAGCACAGCCTGTGCACAGCTGCAAGTTCCTGCGTTACCCATGAACCCTGGTTCTACAGCAATGGCAGCCCCTGGCCATCCGTTACTACTGGACAATAGCCCCAGGAACGGCAGTGTCATGGGCCCACCATTTGCAGGGCCACCGACAGCAGAAATGGGAGTGAAAGGCCCCTCTATTCCTTACTATGACAAAACCAACAGCGCACCGGCTGTGGATCAGGAACTtcaagatctgctggaggagctCACAGAAATTCAAGAATCTTCTCAGAGTGAGCTCGATCTTGAGAAAATCCTGGGGACCAAGCCGGAAGAACCGCTGGTCTTACAACACCACCCACCGGCAACCTTAGGCGCGACTGCCAAGCCCACGGTTCAGATGCCACGCTTGGAGAGCCTCAGTTCCAGCAAGGACTTTGCTTCCAGTTGCAGCCTGGACACTGGGGTGTCGCTTCAGATCCCACCCTCCTCTGCGGGGTTCAGCTATGCAATTACGCCTGCCAGTAAGCAGATGGCCTCCCCAAGTTCCTCGACTGGGCAGGCCAAGAATCAGGCCCAGGTGACACTCTCAGCTGCCCTGCCGCCACTCCCAGTGTCTCAGTGGCATCATGCCCACCAGCTGAAAGCGCTGGCGGCCAGCAAGCAGGGCTCCAGTAAGAAGCAGCTGGACCCCACCACCAGTTGGTCTGGCCTGCCTTCTCCTGGCCTCTCCCCACCTTACCAGCCAGTGCCTGTGGTCTCACCACAGCCGCTGCCGCCCTTCAGCCCTCAGGGGCTCATGGTGTCCTGTATGTCATCGAGCAGCCTGCCGGGGACCACCCTCCAGGGCTCTCCCAATACCTTACTGTCCAGCCTGGCACCCAGCAGCAGCACCGTCCTTGGGCCAGCCAGGCCCTATGCGCCAGAGAAGTTCCCTAGCCCCACGCTCCAGCAGCCGCCACCATTCAGCACGCAGACCTCCATCCTTGCCAACCTGATGTCCTCTACCGTCAAACACCCTCAGGGGCACCTGATGTCTGCTCTGCCCACCAGCAACACGGGGCCCTTAACCCCCTATCGCCCAGAGACACTGTCCAGCCCAAGCCTGCCCCAGCAGTCCTTCACTGCACAGTGCCCCCTGATCCAGGGCCTCACCACCTCCGCTCATCCGCTCTGCCAGCCACAGCCACCAGCCAGTGCTATCTACAAGCCCAAAACCCTGAGCATGATCATGCAGCAGGACCTGAGCAGCCCCAGCCCAGGAGCCTCAGAGCCCTTTACTTTCGGCCACACCAAGCCCTTGTCACATTTCATGTCTGAGCCAGGCCCCCAGAAGATGCCATCAGTGCCCACCACATCTCGGCAGCCTGCCTTGCTCCACTACCTGCAGCAGCCCACACCACCACCGGCCTCTTCTGCCACGGCCTCATCCACGGCCACcttgcagctgcagcagcagccggATCTTTCTTCATTCCTCCTGCAGCACGTGACACAGCAACCACAGCGCTTTCAGCGGTCTCTGGCCTTGGGGGATTCCATGCCTTCTCTGCCCAGACAG GCGTGTTGCCAACTGTTCTCGTGGACTTCCGTGGCTGGCTCGATGGAGCACCAGCTGAATCACCACTGGGACCCTTATCCTATCAGGCAGCATCCTCAGCCTGGAGCCGTGTCACCATCTAAGATT ACTCATGTAGACAAAGCCTGCAAGCTTGGGGAAGCCAGGCCCCCCCAGGTCAGCCTCGGGCGACAGCCCCCGtcctgccaggccctggggagtGAGTCCTTCCTGCCCAGCAGCTCCTTTGCTCATGAGCTGGCCCAAGTCACCTCCTCGTACAGCACCTCAGAGGCAGCGCCCTGGGGCGGCTGGGATCCGAAGGCCTGGAGGCAGGTGCCCGCTCCACTACTGCCTAGCTGCGACACTGTTG CGAGAGAAGCAGAGATCAGGTCTTATGGCAATGACCCCTGA
- the MAMLD1 gene encoding mastermind-like domain-containing protein 1 isoform X4: MDDWKSRLVVKSMLPHFAMVGNRQEPRKLQESAQGTTKRRQEGEDFQLSGMGDEGYPNQIKRPCLEDVTLSMGPGAHPSTACAQLQVPALPMNPGSTAMAAPGHPLLLDNSPRNGSVMGPPFAGPPTAEMGVKGPSIPYYDKTNSAPAVDQELQDLLEELTEIQESSQSELDLEKILGTKPEEPLVLQHHPPATLGATAKPTVQMPRLESLSSSKDFASSCSLDTGVSLQIPPSSAGFSYAITPASKQMASPSSSTGQAKNQAQVTLSAALPPLPVSQWHHAHQLKALAASKQGSSKKQLDPTTSWSGLPSPGLSPPYQPVPVVSPQPLPPFSPQGLMVSCMSSSSLPGTTLQGSPNTLLSSLAPSSSTVLGPARPYAPEKFPSPTLQQPPPFSTQTSILANLMSSTVKHPQGHLMSALPTSNTGPLTPYRPETLSSPSLPQQSFTAQCPLIQGLTTSAHPLCQPQPPASAIYKPKTLSMIMQQDLSSPSPGASEPFTFGHTKPLSHFMSEPGPQKMPSVPTTSRQPALLHYLQQPTPPPASSATASSTATLQLQQQPDLSSFLLQHVTQQPQRFQRSLALGDSMPSLPRQTHVDKACKLGEARPPQVSLGRQPPSCQALGSESFLPSSSFAHELAQVTSSYSTSEAAPWGGWDPKAWRQVPAPLLPSCDTVAREAEIRSYGNDP, translated from the exons GCACAGGGAACCACTAAGCGGAGACAGGAAGGAGAAGATTTCCAGCTTTCAGGCATGGGCGACGAGGGTTACCCTAATCAAATCAAGAGACCATGCCTTGAGGATGTCACCCTTTCGATGGGCCCGGGTGCCCATCCCAGCACAGCCTGTGCACAGCTGCAAGTTCCTGCGTTACCCATGAACCCTGGTTCTACAGCAATGGCAGCCCCTGGCCATCCGTTACTACTGGACAATAGCCCCAGGAACGGCAGTGTCATGGGCCCACCATTTGCAGGGCCACCGACAGCAGAAATGGGAGTGAAAGGCCCCTCTATTCCTTACTATGACAAAACCAACAGCGCACCGGCTGTGGATCAGGAACTtcaagatctgctggaggagctCACAGAAATTCAAGAATCTTCTCAGAGTGAGCTCGATCTTGAGAAAATCCTGGGGACCAAGCCGGAAGAACCGCTGGTCTTACAACACCACCCACCGGCAACCTTAGGCGCGACTGCCAAGCCCACGGTTCAGATGCCACGCTTGGAGAGCCTCAGTTCCAGCAAGGACTTTGCTTCCAGTTGCAGCCTGGACACTGGGGTGTCGCTTCAGATCCCACCCTCCTCTGCGGGGTTCAGCTATGCAATTACGCCTGCCAGTAAGCAGATGGCCTCCCCAAGTTCCTCGACTGGGCAGGCCAAGAATCAGGCCCAGGTGACACTCTCAGCTGCCCTGCCGCCACTCCCAGTGTCTCAGTGGCATCATGCCCACCAGCTGAAAGCGCTGGCGGCCAGCAAGCAGGGCTCCAGTAAGAAGCAGCTGGACCCCACCACCAGTTGGTCTGGCCTGCCTTCTCCTGGCCTCTCCCCACCTTACCAGCCAGTGCCTGTGGTCTCACCACAGCCGCTGCCGCCCTTCAGCCCTCAGGGGCTCATGGTGTCCTGTATGTCATCGAGCAGCCTGCCGGGGACCACCCTCCAGGGCTCTCCCAATACCTTACTGTCCAGCCTGGCACCCAGCAGCAGCACCGTCCTTGGGCCAGCCAGGCCCTATGCGCCAGAGAAGTTCCCTAGCCCCACGCTCCAGCAGCCGCCACCATTCAGCACGCAGACCTCCATCCTTGCCAACCTGATGTCCTCTACCGTCAAACACCCTCAGGGGCACCTGATGTCTGCTCTGCCCACCAGCAACACGGGGCCCTTAACCCCCTATCGCCCAGAGACACTGTCCAGCCCAAGCCTGCCCCAGCAGTCCTTCACTGCACAGTGCCCCCTGATCCAGGGCCTCACCACCTCCGCTCATCCGCTCTGCCAGCCACAGCCACCAGCCAGTGCTATCTACAAGCCCAAAACCCTGAGCATGATCATGCAGCAGGACCTGAGCAGCCCCAGCCCAGGAGCCTCAGAGCCCTTTACTTTCGGCCACACCAAGCCCTTGTCACATTTCATGTCTGAGCCAGGCCCCCAGAAGATGCCATCAGTGCCCACCACATCTCGGCAGCCTGCCTTGCTCCACTACCTGCAGCAGCCCACACCACCACCGGCCTCTTCTGCCACGGCCTCATCCACGGCCACcttgcagctgcagcagcagccggATCTTTCTTCATTCCTCCTGCAGCACGTGACACAGCAACCACAGCGCTTTCAGCGGTCTCTGGCCTTGGGGGATTCCATGCCTTCTCTGCCCAGACAG ACTCATGTAGACAAAGCCTGCAAGCTTGGGGAAGCCAGGCCCCCCCAGGTCAGCCTCGGGCGACAGCCCCCGtcctgccaggccctggggagtGAGTCCTTCCTGCCCAGCAGCTCCTTTGCTCATGAGCTGGCCCAAGTCACCTCCTCGTACAGCACCTCAGAGGCAGCGCCCTGGGGCGGCTGGGATCCGAAGGCCTGGAGGCAGGTGCCCGCTCCACTACTGCCTAGCTGCGACACTGTTG CGAGAGAAGCAGAGATCAGGTCTTATGGCAATGACCCCTGA
- the MAMLD1 gene encoding mastermind-like domain-containing protein 1 isoform X2, protein MDDWKSRLVVKSMLPHFAMVGNRQEPRKLQESAQGTTKRRQEGEDFQLSGMGDEGYPNQIKRPCLEDVTLSMGPGAHPSTACAQLQVPALPMNPGSTAMAAPGHPLLLDNSPRNGSVMGPPFAGPPTAEMGVKGPSIPYYDKTNSAPAVDQELQDLLEELTEIQESSQSELDLEKILGTKPEEPLVLQHHPPATLGATAKPTVQMPRLESLSSSKDFASSCSLDTGVSLQIPPSSAGFSYAITPASKQMASPSSSTGQAKNQAQVTLSAALPPLPVSQWHHAHQLKALAASKQGSSKKQLDPTTSWSGLPSPGLSPPYQPVPVVSPQPLPPFSPQGLMVSCMSSSSLPGTTLQGSPNTLLSSLAPSSSTVLGPARPYAPEKFPSPTLQQPPPFSTQTSILANLMSSTVKHPQGHLMSALPTSNTGPLTPYRPETLSSPSLPQQSFTAQCPLIQGLTTSAHPLCQPQPPASAIYKPKTLSMIMQQDLSSPSPGASEPFTFGHTKPLSHFMSEPGPQKMPSVPTTSRQPALLHYLQQPTPPPASSATASSTATLQLQQQPDLSSFLLQHVTQQPQRFQRSLALGDSMPSLPRQREKQRSGLMAMTPEQRSSRIAQRMSQFQAIQDQVISKCSRTKASSPPSQRMIPPRDGLLHSSLSSGMASPIRQQSQETMGMLSPIPCRQQGIFSFRPPFPTPSHLGHNPLGSLGSIDQHMGMPKAAPAGVPLPRFYPSPLGSQALGPHQLRQPHMSGMSTVLHSTSWVVAAASLHTPVLREPPPSQAAHGMQQHYDSSTIFAKALVTTSLEAPVFPLQQAIVSPSQVAPEGRPSQKVGPAPAKPSFSLLGNKSVRQSPVQGPVPTPHATKSLQQSMVSFRPESPIQAIEPPSSVVAAAATSVVAASQSLASPCDRTGSPSELSSQSPLDDLISLPDCSEVDFDTFMMDSTESPDEDWMGNLRLISGTAEDQAADKGAEAQSAGHVPQNADKL, encoded by the exons GCACAGGGAACCACTAAGCGGAGACAGGAAGGAGAAGATTTCCAGCTTTCAGGCATGGGCGACGAGGGTTACCCTAATCAAATCAAGAGACCATGCCTTGAGGATGTCACCCTTTCGATGGGCCCGGGTGCCCATCCCAGCACAGCCTGTGCACAGCTGCAAGTTCCTGCGTTACCCATGAACCCTGGTTCTACAGCAATGGCAGCCCCTGGCCATCCGTTACTACTGGACAATAGCCCCAGGAACGGCAGTGTCATGGGCCCACCATTTGCAGGGCCACCGACAGCAGAAATGGGAGTGAAAGGCCCCTCTATTCCTTACTATGACAAAACCAACAGCGCACCGGCTGTGGATCAGGAACTtcaagatctgctggaggagctCACAGAAATTCAAGAATCTTCTCAGAGTGAGCTCGATCTTGAGAAAATCCTGGGGACCAAGCCGGAAGAACCGCTGGTCTTACAACACCACCCACCGGCAACCTTAGGCGCGACTGCCAAGCCCACGGTTCAGATGCCACGCTTGGAGAGCCTCAGTTCCAGCAAGGACTTTGCTTCCAGTTGCAGCCTGGACACTGGGGTGTCGCTTCAGATCCCACCCTCCTCTGCGGGGTTCAGCTATGCAATTACGCCTGCCAGTAAGCAGATGGCCTCCCCAAGTTCCTCGACTGGGCAGGCCAAGAATCAGGCCCAGGTGACACTCTCAGCTGCCCTGCCGCCACTCCCAGTGTCTCAGTGGCATCATGCCCACCAGCTGAAAGCGCTGGCGGCCAGCAAGCAGGGCTCCAGTAAGAAGCAGCTGGACCCCACCACCAGTTGGTCTGGCCTGCCTTCTCCTGGCCTCTCCCCACCTTACCAGCCAGTGCCTGTGGTCTCACCACAGCCGCTGCCGCCCTTCAGCCCTCAGGGGCTCATGGTGTCCTGTATGTCATCGAGCAGCCTGCCGGGGACCACCCTCCAGGGCTCTCCCAATACCTTACTGTCCAGCCTGGCACCCAGCAGCAGCACCGTCCTTGGGCCAGCCAGGCCCTATGCGCCAGAGAAGTTCCCTAGCCCCACGCTCCAGCAGCCGCCACCATTCAGCACGCAGACCTCCATCCTTGCCAACCTGATGTCCTCTACCGTCAAACACCCTCAGGGGCACCTGATGTCTGCTCTGCCCACCAGCAACACGGGGCCCTTAACCCCCTATCGCCCAGAGACACTGTCCAGCCCAAGCCTGCCCCAGCAGTCCTTCACTGCACAGTGCCCCCTGATCCAGGGCCTCACCACCTCCGCTCATCCGCTCTGCCAGCCACAGCCACCAGCCAGTGCTATCTACAAGCCCAAAACCCTGAGCATGATCATGCAGCAGGACCTGAGCAGCCCCAGCCCAGGAGCCTCAGAGCCCTTTACTTTCGGCCACACCAAGCCCTTGTCACATTTCATGTCTGAGCCAGGCCCCCAGAAGATGCCATCAGTGCCCACCACATCTCGGCAGCCTGCCTTGCTCCACTACCTGCAGCAGCCCACACCACCACCGGCCTCTTCTGCCACGGCCTCATCCACGGCCACcttgcagctgcagcagcagccggATCTTTCTTCATTCCTCCTGCAGCACGTGACACAGCAACCACAGCGCTTTCAGCGGTCTCTGGCCTTGGGGGATTCCATGCCTTCTCTGCCCAGACAG CGAGAGAAGCAGAGATCAGGTCTTATGGCAATGACCCCTGAACAGCGCAGTTCACGTATCGCCCAACGGATGAGTCAATTTCAAG CCATCCAAGATCAAGTCATCTCTAAGTGTAGCCGGACCAAGGCAAGCTCCCCACCCAGCCAGCGCATGATACCACCCAGAGATGGGCTCCTTCATAGCAGTCTGAGTTCAGGAATGGCCTCACCCATCAGGCAGCAGAGCCAGGAGACCATGGGCATGCTCTCACCAATCCCCTGCAGGCAGCAGGGGATTTTCAGCTTCAGACCCCCATTTCCCACACCCTCACACTTGGGCCACAACCCCCTGGGCAGCCTCGGCTCCATTGACCAGCACATGGGGATGCCCAAGGCTGCTCCTGCAGGAGTGCCCCTGCCTAGATTCTATCCCAGCCCCCTGGGCAGCCAGGCCCTGGGTCCTCACCAGCTCAGACAGCCGCATATGTCAGGAATGTCCACCGTGCTCCACAGCACTTCCTGGGTGGTGGCAGCAGCATCTCTGCACACCCCAGTCTTGAGGGAGCCACCCCCAAGCCAAGCAGCTCATGGCATGCAGCAGCATTATGATAGCAGCACCATCTTTGCCAAGGCCCTTGTGACAACCTCCCTGGAAGCCCCAGTGTTTCCCTTGCAGCAGGCAATTGTGTCCCCTAGTCAGGTGGCCCCAGAAGGCAGACCTAGCCAGAAGGTGGGTCCTGCCCCCGCCAAGCCCAGCTTCAGCCTTCTGGGCAACAAGAGTGTCAGGCAGAGCCCGGTGCAGGGCCCCGTGCCCACACCACATGCCACCAAGTCCCTCCAGCAAAGTATGGTCAGCTTCAGGCCTGAGAGTCCCATCCAGGCCATTGAGCCACCAAGCTCTGTGGTTGCCGCTGCTGCCACCTCCGTCGTGGCTGCCAGCCAGTCCCTGGCCAGTCCTTGTGACAGAACAGGGAGCCCCTCTGAGTTGTCGTCCCAGTCCCCACTGGACGATCTTATTTCACTCCCTGACTGTTCTGAAGTGGATTTCGACACTTTCATGATGGATTCCACCGAGAGCCCAGATGAAGACTGGATGGGCAACCTGAGGCTGATCAGTGGCACTGCAGAAGACCAGGCTGCTGACAAGGGTGCCGAGGCCCAGAGTGCAGGCCACGTCCCCCAGAACGCTGACAAGCTTTAA